A single uncultured Acetobacterium sp. DNA region contains:
- a CDS encoding arsenic metallochaperone ArsD family protein, with the protein MKKVEIYEPAGCASGVCDPMIEADLIRLERMVTDLRDRGVSVSRYNVMDDGPAFMASFVVKEAIATKGIDCLPLTIVDGKIELMEKYPTDFALAKWAGLPWSDLEIYAEREKRDSTVLFGYADADEDKDCDDGDCSGDCNSCG; encoded by the coding sequence ATGAAAAAAGTTGAAATATATGAACCGGCCGGCTGTGCCAGCGGTGTATGTGACCCGATGATTGAAGCGGATTTAATCCGGCTTGAACGAATGGTAACCGATCTACGGGATCGGGGTGTCTCGGTTTCACGCTATAATGTCATGGACGATGGTCCGGCATTTATGGCCAGTTTTGTGGTCAAAGAAGCCATTGCCACCAAAGGTATCGATTGCCTGCCACTGACCATTGTGGATGGGAAAATTGAACTGATGGAAAAATACCCAACCGATTTTGCCTTGGCGAAATGGGCAGGTCTGCCCTGGAGTGACCTGGAAATTTATGCCGAGCGCGAAAAACGGGATAGTACCGTTTTGTTTGGTTATGCTGATGCCGACGAGGACAAGGATTGCGATGACGGAGATTGTAGCGGCGATTGTAATAGTTGCGGGTGA
- a CDS encoding prepilin-type N-terminal cleavage/methylation domain-containing protein codes for MKGTKGQIKNKKGFTLVEIIVVLVVLAILAAFTIPAMLGFVSDAKGKALIPEAREVYVAAQSAATEYSGTTTITDTGDDTWEGLTNSLGSTRISVRSKYPADHWGIDLPRVQVSLKMLAYLSPDIKISSADLIANANAKPTGDEAAWTVTVGADPANAKTGKVTKVVYLKNGYKVTIEDNNASVSKW; via the coding sequence ATGAAGGGGACAAAAGGACAAATAAAAAATAAAAAGGGGTTTACGCTGGTTGAAATTATTGTTGTGCTGGTGGTTTTAGCCATTTTAGCGGCGTTTACAATTCCGGCGATGTTGGGGTTTGTATCAGATGCTAAAGGTAAAGCCCTGATACCGGAAGCGCGTGAAGTATATGTGGCAGCTCAGTCAGCGGCAACCGAGTATAGCGGAACAACAACAATCACAGATACAGGAGATGACACCTGGGAAGGCTTGACGAATAGCTTGGGATCAACGCGAATTTCAGTACGAAGCAAGTATCCGGCGGATCATTGGGGAATCGATTTACCGAGAGTCCAGGTTAGTCTTAAAATGCTTGCATATTTAAGCCCGGATATCAAAATTTCAAGTGCAGATCTAATTGCCAATGCCAATGCCAAACCCACTGGTGACGAGGCGGCGTGGACAGTTACAGTCGGAGCTGATCCAGCAAACGCCAAAACAGGAAAGGTCACTAAAGTTGTTTACCTGAAAAATGGTTATAAAGTGACCATTGAAGACAACAACGCCAGCGTTTCAAAGTGGTAA
- a CDS encoding type II secretion system protein, with protein sequence MELINRIRKSRKGFTLVEIIVVLVILAILAAFTIPTMLGFVGDAKKKAAIAEQREVYVAAQAIATEHFAKNDAASLGLTVTSGVVTAGEATNLGSAAVAAASPGAVALEMKNYLGTDITANASGATTNSSWTVTVNATGQVTKVTYTKNGVVLDDLNPSGAVK encoded by the coding sequence ATGGAATTAATTAATCGAATACGGAAAAGCAGAAAAGGGTTTACACTGGTCGAAATTATTGTGGTATTAGTTATTTTAGCGATATTGGCGGCGTTTACGATTCCGACAATGTTGGGATTCGTTGGTGATGCCAAAAAGAAAGCGGCTATTGCTGAACAGAGAGAGGTTTACGTAGCTGCACAAGCGATTGCTACAGAGCACTTTGCAAAAAATGATGCAGCTTCTCTTGGCTTGACTGTTACTTCTGGAGTAGTTACGGCTGGAGAAGCGACAAATCTTGGATCAGCAGCAGTTGCTGCCGCTAGTCCAGGTGCAGTTGCTTTAGAAATGAAAAATTATTTGGGCACTGATATTACTGCGAATGCTAGCGGAGCGACAACAAACTCTAGTTGGACTGTTACAGTAAATGCAACTGGACAAGTAACAAAAGTAACCTATACAAAAAATGGAGTAGTGTTAGATGATTTAAACCCAAGTGGAGCAGTGAAATAA
- a CDS encoding V-type ATP synthase subunit A, protein MSAARIKKVAGPLVIAQGMRDANMFDVVRVSQQRLIGEIIEIHGDQASIQVYEETSGLTPGEPVETTGVPLSVELGPGLIGSIFDGIQRPLDEMMRLSGNSLIRGVEVPPLKRDKKWTFVPLIAVGTQVIGGDSIGVVQETEIVVHKIMVPHGVVGVIASIGSGDFTITDTIAVVQTAKDELFKMSLMQSWPVRKGRPYREKLSPEMPLVTGQRIIDALFPIAKGGTAAVPGPFGSGKTVVQHQLAKWAEADIIVYIGCGERGNEMTDVLNEFPELKDPTTGYSLMERTVLIANTSDMPVAAREASIYTGITIAEYFRDMGYSVALMADSTSRWAEALREMSGRLEEMPGEEGYPAYLGSRLAQFYERAGRVIALGGEGREGSLSVIGAVSPPGGDISEPVSQATLRIVKVFWNLDASLAYKRHFPAINWLTSYSLYTDSMAGWFNNRVHPDWMHLRGRIMLLLQEESELEEIVKLVGMDAISHLDRLKLEAARSIREDFLHQDAFHEVDTYTPLEKQYLMMKLMLAFYDATMAGLKKGIPVDQLVKLPIRERIGRIKYVASDGVQEEYDRIIKELDIEIDNLLTKEDI, encoded by the coding sequence ATGAGTGCAGCCAGAATAAAAAAAGTAGCTGGTCCGTTAGTAATCGCCCAAGGCATGCGGGATGCCAATATGTTTGATGTTGTTCGGGTCAGTCAGCAACGGTTAATCGGTGAAATTATTGAAATCCACGGCGACCAGGCTTCGATCCAGGTCTATGAAGAAACCTCAGGACTGACACCCGGGGAACCAGTGGAGACAACTGGCGTTCCTTTGAGTGTGGAGTTGGGCCCAGGGTTGATCGGCAGTATCTTTGACGGGATTCAGCGGCCACTAGATGAAATGATGCGATTGTCCGGAAACAGTTTGATTCGCGGGGTCGAGGTTCCGCCCCTTAAGCGGGATAAAAAATGGACGTTTGTGCCGCTGATTGCAGTTGGTACCCAAGTAATTGGTGGCGATAGCATCGGCGTTGTTCAAGAAACCGAAATTGTTGTCCATAAAATTATGGTGCCACATGGGGTTGTCGGTGTTATCGCCAGTATTGGATCAGGCGATTTTACCATTACTGATACAATTGCCGTGGTGCAAACAGCTAAAGATGAGTTGTTCAAAATGTCGTTAATGCAGAGCTGGCCAGTACGCAAAGGTCGGCCTTATCGGGAAAAACTCTCACCGGAAATGCCCTTGGTTACCGGGCAGCGGATCATTGACGCCCTGTTCCCGATCGCCAAGGGTGGGACGGCGGCAGTTCCGGGACCTTTTGGCAGCGGCAAGACGGTGGTTCAGCATCAGTTGGCCAAATGGGCCGAAGCCGATATTATCGTTTATATCGGGTGCGGCGAACGAGGAAATGAAATGACTGATGTGCTCAATGAATTTCCGGAACTGAAAGACCCCACAACCGGTTATTCGCTGATGGAGCGGACTGTTTTAATCGCCAATACCTCGGATATGCCAGTGGCTGCCCGGGAAGCCTCGATTTATACGGGCATTACCATTGCTGAATATTTCCGGGATATGGGTTATTCAGTCGCTTTAATGGCCGACTCGACCTCCCGGTGGGCCGAAGCACTTAGGGAAATGTCCGGCCGCCTGGAAGAAATGCCCGGGGAAGAAGGCTATCCGGCCTATCTGGGCAGCCGTCTAGCGCAGTTCTATGAACGAGCCGGCCGGGTCATTGCTTTGGGCGGCGAAGGTCGCGAAGGCTCATTATCGGTAATCGGTGCGGTATCCCCACCGGGCGGTGATATTTCTGAACCGGTGTCTCAGGCAACCCTGCGGATTGTCAAAGTATTTTGGAATCTGGATGCTTCATTGGCTTATAAACGCCATTTCCCAGCGATTAACTGGCTGACCAGCTATTCGCTTTATACTGATTCGATGGCAGGATGGTTCAACAATCGGGTTCATCCGGACTGGATGCACCTGCGCGGACGGATCATGCTGTTGCTCCAGGAAGAGTCGGAATTAGAAGAAATTGTCAAACTGGTGGGGATGGATGCTATTTCCCATTTGGACCGTCTGAAACTGGAGGCGGCCCGCTCCATCCGGGAAGATTTTCTCCATCAGGATGCTTTCCACGAAGTGGATACATATACCCCACTTGAAAAACAATATCTGATGATGAAACTGATGCTGGCCTTTTACGATGCCACGATGGCAGGCCTAAAAAAAGGAATTCCAGTTGACCAGCTGGTGAAGCTGCCGATTCGGGAACGGATTGGCCGGATTAAATATGTCGCCAGTGATGGGGTTCAAGAAGAGTATGACCGGATTATCAAAGAACTGGACATTGAAATTGACAATTTGCTCACAAAGGAGGACATCTGA
- a CDS encoding type II secretion system F family protein, with protein MPVYKYTAKNLQSQTVKGTMEAGTPELVRRTLRQNNEFALKIQEVHEHHQVYKLKPMEISDFSRQIASMLSSGITMIRAIKIMEERDIKPVIKKVYGQLYQEIQRGNTLSYAMEETGGSFPELLINMYKSGEASGQMEGTARKMADHYEKEHKLRGKIKSAMTYPVILFVITIMVVVLIFTLILPQFFTLFDGIELPAITQLMINISTSMTTYWYVYLIGLLVIVAGSAFLLTVPDVKRALDQFKLKIPQVGKLMKIIYTARFARTLSSLYSSGLAMINALTISGSTIGNTYLQSQFPHAIEQVRNGEPLSASIQTINGFDAKLVSTIYIGEESGNLDEMLESVADAFDYEAEMATARLVTFIEPIMIIIMAVIVGGIMLSVMLPIMTLYQNIG; from the coding sequence ATGCCTGTTTATAAATATACAGCCAAAAATTTACAATCCCAAACTGTCAAGGGAACTATGGAAGCCGGTACGCCGGAACTGGTGCGGCGGACCCTGCGGCAGAATAATGAATTTGCCCTGAAAATCCAGGAAGTCCATGAACACCATCAGGTTTACAAGCTTAAACCGATGGAAATATCGGATTTTTCCCGACAGATTGCCAGTATGCTGTCTTCTGGAATCACCATGATCCGGGCAATCAAGATTATGGAAGAACGGGATATTAAACCCGTCATTAAAAAAGTCTATGGACAATTGTATCAGGAAATTCAACGAGGGAATACGCTATCCTATGCCATGGAAGAAACCGGCGGTTCTTTTCCGGAATTACTGATTAACATGTATAAATCCGGTGAAGCCAGCGGTCAGATGGAGGGTACAGCCCGAAAAATGGCCGATCATTATGAAAAGGAACATAAGCTCCGGGGCAAAATTAAAAGTGCTATGACCTATCCGGTAATTCTTTTTGTCATTACCATTATGGTGGTTGTTTTAATCTTTACCCTGATCCTGCCCCAATTTTTTACCCTGTTTGATGGCATTGAATTACCAGCGATTACCCAACTGATGATCAATATCAGCACTTCCATGACTACATATTGGTATGTTTATTTGATTGGACTCCTTGTGATCGTCGCAGGGAGCGCATTCCTTTTAACGGTACCTGATGTAAAAAGGGCACTGGATCAATTCAAATTAAAGATCCCTCAAGTGGGAAAACTGATGAAAATTATTTATACCGCTCGTTTTGCCAGAACCCTGAGTTCTCTTTATTCCAGCGGCTTGGCGATGATCAATGCCCTGACCATCAGCGGATCGACTATTGGCAATACCTATTTACAGTCTCAATTTCCTCACGCCATTGAGCAGGTGCGAAATGGGGAACCGCTTTCAGCTTCAATTCAAACCATTAATGGATTTGATGCCAAGTTGGTATCTACTATTTATATTGGAGAAGAATCGGGAAATCTGGATGAAATGCTGGAATCGGTAGCTGATGCATTTGACTACGAAGCCGAAATGGCAACGGCTCGGCTGGTGACTTTTATTGAACCCATCATGATCATTATTATGGCCGTGATTGTTGGCGGCATCATGTTATCGGTTATGCTCCCAATTATGACTTTATACCAAAATATCGGATAG
- a CDS encoding L-threonylcarbamoyladenylate synthase, with the protein MKTKIVNIETLDEAALKDLAEVALLIRAGETVVFPTETVYGLGADALNPQAIKRIFEAKGRPDDNPLIVHIASLDEVKPLVANIPEKAKMLMQTFWPGPLTLIMEKAAMIPNEATGGLNTVGVRFPDHPIAQAFIKMAGCPIAAPSANRSGRPSPTQGKHVLEDLDGRVAGIILSSDAELGLESTVIDMTVDPPVVLRPGDITVAELREVLGAVAVSANVTQNIVPEKVSSPGMKYTHYSPKGELVIVKGTSEEIREKITKVLAHYKGKPMTIGVLASDETMGFYREGFIISLGSRNDPKEMSKNLFSRLRTFDELGVEKIYAEDIPLNNETLALINRLYKAAGYAFI; encoded by the coding sequence ATGAAAACAAAAATAGTAAATATAGAAACGCTTGATGAAGCGGCATTAAAAGATTTAGCAGAAGTTGCGTTGCTGATCAGAGCAGGTGAAACCGTCGTATTTCCGACGGAAACCGTTTATGGGCTAGGGGCAGATGCCTTGAATCCTCAGGCGATCAAAAGAATATTTGAAGCCAAGGGAAGGCCGGATGATAATCCCCTGATTGTTCATATTGCCAGTTTGGATGAGGTGAAGCCATTGGTTGCCAATATTCCCGAAAAGGCTAAAATGCTGATGCAGACATTTTGGCCAGGTCCTCTGACATTGATTATGGAAAAAGCGGCAATGATCCCCAATGAGGCCACTGGAGGTTTGAATACAGTTGGGGTGCGCTTTCCTGATCATCCGATTGCTCAGGCCTTTATAAAAATGGCTGGGTGCCCAATCGCCGCACCCAGTGCTAATCGATCAGGCCGACCCAGCCCGACTCAGGGCAAACATGTGCTTGAGGATTTGGATGGCCGGGTCGCCGGAATAATCTTATCATCTGATGCCGAACTGGGTTTGGAATCGACCGTCATTGATATGACCGTGGATCCACCGGTGGTACTGAGACCGGGGGATATAACCGTGGCTGAACTCCGAGAGGTGTTGGGTGCGGTGGCGGTTTCTGCTAATGTCACCCAGAATATTGTGCCGGAGAAGGTCTCATCGCCAGGCATGAAGTACACCCACTATTCACCAAAGGGCGAACTGGTGATCGTCAAGGGAACGTCGGAAGAGATCAGAGAAAAAATTACCAAAGTCTTAGCTCATTATAAGGGCAAACCGATGACCATTGGGGTGCTAGCCAGCGATGAAACCATGGGTTTTTATCGGGAAGGATTTATTATCTCGCTGGGGAGTCGAAATGACCCCAAAGAGATGTCTAAAAATCTATTTTCCCGGTTGCGCACCTTTGACGAGCTTGGGGTTGAAAAAATATATGCAGAGGACATTCCCCTTAATAATGAAACATTGGCATTAATTAACCGGCTTTATAAAGCCGCCGGTTATGCATTTATATAA
- a CDS encoding V-type ATP synthase subunit B, with product MPKEYKTIQEVAGPLMLIRGVENVAYNELGEIDLANGEKRRCKVLEIDGGNALVQLFESSTGINIFDSKVRFLGRSMEIGVSVDMLSRVFDGLGNPIDGGPEILPEKRQDINGLPINPTARNYPQEFIQTGISAIDGLNTLVRGQKLPIFSASGLPHANLAAQIARQAKVRGTNEPFAVVFAAMGITFEESNFFIESFRETGAIDRAVLFINLANDPAVERIATPRMALTTAEYLAFEKDMHVLVILTDITNYADALREVSAARKEVPGRRGYPGYMYTDLASLYERAGRQKGKKGSITMIPILTMPEDDKTHPIPDLTGYITEGQIILSRELFRKGVTPPIDVLPSLSRLKDKGIGAGKTRADHANTMNQLFAAYARGKDAKELMVILGEAALTDIDKLYAQFADHFEKEYVSQGDHVNREIEETLEIGWKLLSILPRTELKRIKDEFLDEYYGKQ from the coding sequence ATGCCAAAAGAATACAAAACCATTCAGGAAGTAGCCGGCCCTCTGATGCTGATCCGGGGCGTGGAAAACGTGGCTTATAATGAATTAGGTGAAATTGACCTGGCCAACGGCGAAAAGCGTCGCTGCAAGGTGCTAGAAATTGATGGCGGAAATGCGCTGGTTCAGCTTTTTGAGAGCTCCACTGGTATTAATATTTTTGACAGTAAGGTGCGATTTTTAGGGCGGAGTATGGAAATCGGCGTATCCGTTGATATGCTCAGTCGGGTTTTTGACGGTTTGGGAAATCCCATTGATGGCGGTCCGGAAATCTTACCGGAAAAACGCCAGGATATCAATGGATTGCCGATCAATCCAACCGCCAGAAATTATCCCCAGGAGTTTATCCAGACCGGGATTTCCGCCATTGACGGCTTGAATACCCTGGTGCGGGGCCAAAAGCTGCCGATTTTCTCAGCCAGCGGTTTGCCCCATGCTAACCTGGCCGCCCAGATTGCTCGTCAGGCCAAGGTGCGGGGGACCAATGAGCCTTTCGCGGTGGTTTTTGCCGCCATGGGGATTACCTTTGAAGAGTCGAATTTTTTTATCGAAAGCTTCCGGGAAACCGGTGCCATCGATCGTGCCGTATTATTTATCAATCTGGCTAATGATCCGGCGGTGGAGCGGATTGCCACCCCGCGGATGGCCCTTACTACGGCCGAATATCTGGCCTTTGAAAAAGATATGCACGTCTTGGTGATCTTAACGGATATTACCAACTATGCCGACGCCCTTCGGGAGGTCTCGGCGGCCCGGAAAGAAGTGCCCGGCCGTCGAGGTTACCCGGGGTATATGTATACCGACCTGGCTTCGCTTTATGAACGAGCCGGACGCCAGAAAGGGAAAAAAGGCAGTATCACGATGATTCCCATTTTAACCATGCCCGAAGACGACAAAACCCATCCGATTCCGGATTTAACCGGCTATATCACCGAAGGGCAAATTATTCTAAGCCGGGAGCTGTTCCGCAAGGGAGTAACGCCACCCATTGATGTGCTGCCGTCGCTTTCCCGTTTAAAAGACAAGGGCATCGGCGCAGGTAAAACTCGAGCGGATCATGCCAACACCATGAATCAGCTGTTTGCCGCCTATGCCCGAGGCAAGGACGCCAAAGAATTGATGGTGATTCTGGGTGAGGCCGCGCTTACCGATATTGATAAACTTTATGCCCAGTTTGCCGATCATTTTGAAAAGGAGTATGTCTCCCAGGGCGATCATGTCAACCGGGAGATTGAGGAAACCCTGGAAATTGGTTGGAAACTGTTGTCGATTCTGCCGCGAACCGAATTAAAGCGGATTAAGGACGAGTTTTTGGATGAGTATTATGGCAAACAGTAG
- a CDS encoding prepilin peptidase encodes MVEFINFILYVYIFVIGIVVGSFLNVVIYRVPKELSFTKGRSFCPHCNAQIKGYHNVPVFSYLWLRGKCANCGERIAIRYPLVELLTGIMAILILAVYGVSFQWLVVFAAGTILICITMIDFDTMTIPNGLVIALMAPALLSFFFFPQVGILSRFIGIFVVSLPMLILVLFIPDAFGGGDIKLMAVAGFMLGLGNTLLATFVGLLLGGAVAVRLIIKKTKDKHMAFGPYLCIGIMTALLFGDIIIGWYFSLFGL; translated from the coding sequence ATGGTCGAATTCATCAACTTCATCCTTTACGTTTACATATTTGTCATCGGCATTGTTGTCGGTAGTTTTCTCAATGTGGTGATCTATCGGGTGCCTAAAGAGCTATCCTTTACCAAAGGTCGTTCGTTCTGTCCGCATTGCAATGCCCAGATTAAAGGCTATCATAATGTACCTGTTTTCAGTTATCTTTGGCTTAGAGGGAAATGTGCCAATTGTGGCGAACGAATTGCGATCCGGTATCCTTTAGTGGAGTTGCTAACTGGCATTATGGCCATTTTGATTTTGGCAGTCTATGGGGTTTCCTTTCAATGGCTGGTGGTTTTCGCGGCAGGGACTATTCTAATCTGCATCACCATGATCGATTTTGATACCATGACTATCCCCAATGGTTTGGTGATTGCCCTGATGGCACCAGCGCTGCTCAGCTTTTTCTTTTTCCCTCAGGTGGGAATCCTGTCCCGGTTTATCGGGATTTTTGTGGTTAGTTTGCCGATGTTAATTCTCGTTCTTTTTATTCCCGACGCATTTGGCGGCGGGGATATCAAGCTGATGGCCGTGGCCGGGTTTATGCTGGGATTGGGAAATACCCTTCTGGCAACCTTTGTCGGGCTGCTGCTTGGCGGAGCTGTGGCGGTTCGTCTTATTATCAAAAAAACCAAGGATAAACATATGGCATTTGGCCCGTATTTATGCATCGGAATTATGACAGCATTACTATTTGGTGATATAATAATCGGGTGGTATTTCAGCCTGTTTGGGCTATAA
- a CDS encoding prepilin-type N-terminal cleavage/methylation domain-containing protein, with product MAMRKIIKIRSKKGFTLIELLVALLISGILMASVTSAFLMSQKIYTRGGDISYKQKSITNIETDLQNALATATAVSIENSKPSLGTVYGLGFNKNGDAVEIINGVEYKTDQITRVTVKNNGNTMNYEIIPKDSMSTLKGGIVMNNLKTVSIDTSLVAGTENYLVVTLGTK from the coding sequence ATGGCTATGAGAAAAATCATCAAAATTCGATCAAAAAAAGGCTTTACGCTTATAGAATTGCTAGTTGCTTTGCTCATATCCGGCATTTTAATGGCATCCGTAACTTCTGCTTTTTTGATGTCTCAAAAAATTTATACACGGGGCGGGGATATTTCCTACAAACAAAAAAGTATTACCAATATTGAAACGGATTTACAAAATGCCCTGGCAACGGCGACGGCTGTGAGCATTGAAAACAGCAAACCAAGCCTGGGAACGGTTTATGGACTTGGCTTTAATAAAAATGGAGATGCTGTTGAAATAATCAATGGCGTTGAATATAAAACAGATCAGATTACACGAGTAACCGTAAAAAATAATGGCAATACAATGAATTATGAAATCATACCGAAGGATTCGATGTCGACACTTAAAGGTGGAATCGTTATGAATAATTTAAAAACCGTATCGATTGATACATCCCTCGTCGCCGGAACAGAAAATTATCTTGTTGTTACTTTAGGAACTAAGTGA
- a CDS encoding V-type ATP synthase subunit D — MAGTQVNPTRMELTRLKRKLFTARRGYKLLKDKRDELMRQFLEIVRENKLLRETVEAGIRSANQDFVLARAGMSNEAVNVALMAPKQEVFLEIEDRNVMSVEIPVFHVRTRTSDPNDIYSYGLAFTSGDLDSAVKSLADLLPEMLKLAEREKSCQLLAAEIEKTRRRVNALEHVLIPEMEASIKYITMKLDENERSTQIRLMKVKDMMLEKAHGYKEKLYGELE, encoded by the coding sequence ATGGCTGGCACACAAGTCAATCCGACCCGGATGGAATTAACCCGTCTAAAACGAAAACTGTTTACTGCCAGAAGAGGGTACAAGTTGCTTAAAGATAAGCGGGATGAGTTGATGCGCCAATTTCTGGAAATTGTTCGGGAAAACAAGCTGTTGCGGGAAACCGTTGAAGCGGGAATCCGGTCGGCCAATCAGGATTTTGTCCTGGCCCGGGCTGGCATGTCCAATGAAGCGGTGAATGTGGCCTTGATGGCGCCAAAGCAGGAAGTTTTTCTGGAGATTGAAGATCGTAATGTGATGAGTGTGGAAATTCCGGTTTTTCATGTCAGGACGCGAACCTCAGATCCTAACGATATTTATTCCTATGGTCTGGCCTTCACTTCTGGGGATCTGGACTCAGCGGTTAAATCTCTGGCCGATCTGCTGCCAGAGATGCTAAAGCTGGCCGAACGGGAAAAATCCTGTCAGCTGCTGGCGGCAGAGATCGAGAAAACAAGACGCCGGGTTAACGCCCTGGAGCATGTCCTGATCCCGGAGATGGAGGCGAGTATCAAATACATCACCATGAAGCTGGACGAAAATGAGCGTTCCACTCAAATTCGGCTGATGAAGGTGAAAGACATGATGTTGGAGAAGGCGCATGGTTATAAGGAAAAGCTTTATGGAGAGTTGGAGTAG
- a CDS encoding prepilin-type N-terminal cleavage/methylation domain-containing protein has product MTNKKGFTLIEIIVVLVVLAILAAFVVPAMQNC; this is encoded by the coding sequence ATGACGAATAAAAAAGGCTTTACCCTAATTGAAATCATTGTCGTCCTAGTTGTTCTGGCAATTTTAGCGGCCTTTGTCGTTCCGGCCATGCAGAACTGCTGA
- a CDS encoding nicotinate phosphoribosyltransferase codes for MQFDRKLQLATDLYQFTMGNVYVQDGKAKEEAVFDVFIRNNPFEGGYTVVAGLEQVIEYINGIRFTTEDTALLKKNHPEFSPDFLAYLENFKFEGEIFAIPEGSIIFPMEPIIRVKAPLIQAQIVETTILSIVNHQTLIATKASRIIEEARGDLVMEFGLRRAHGTEAGYYGARAAVIGGCAGTSVVETEAMLDRPSMGTMSHSFILSYDTELEAFEKYVKYNPDNATLLVDTYNTLEKGVPNAIKVFKKALSEGAITGRYGIRIDSGDLAYLSIEARKMLDEAGLENAGIVASSDLDEHLIKDLKSQGAKINSWGVGTKLITAYDCPALGGVYKLAAIDGKSKLKVSNDPEKITNPGYKKIFRVYGKSNGMALADLITLEDEEINEAEPLTIFHPVHTWKKRIITDYYVRELLVPVFIKGKCVYHSPKISEIQQHLKDEKDSLWPAFKRMVNPHVYHVDLSEKLWELKKQLLSEAE; via the coding sequence ATGCAATTTGACCGAAAGCTTCAACTGGCAACGGATTTATATCAATTTACCATGGGAAATGTATATGTCCAAGATGGTAAGGCGAAAGAAGAAGCTGTTTTTGATGTTTTTATTAGAAATAACCCATTTGAGGGCGGATACACCGTTGTCGCAGGCCTCGAGCAAGTGATTGAATATATCAATGGGATCCGGTTTACCACAGAAGATACCGCATTACTGAAAAAAAACCATCCAGAATTTTCACCCGATTTTTTAGCCTATTTAGAAAACTTCAAATTCGAAGGGGAAATTTTTGCCATTCCCGAGGGAAGTATCATTTTTCCGATGGAACCGATTATTCGGGTCAAGGCACCCCTAATTCAAGCGCAGATTGTTGAAACCACTATTCTCAGTATTGTCAACCATCAAACCCTGATCGCCACTAAGGCCTCCCGGATCATTGAAGAAGCCCGGGGCGATCTGGTCATGGAATTTGGTTTGCGACGTGCTCACGGAACCGAAGCCGGTTATTACGGAGCCCGAGCCGCTGTTATTGGCGGTTGCGCCGGAACCAGTGTGGTAGAAACTGAAGCGATGTTGGATCGCCCATCAATGGGAACGATGAGTCACAGCTTTATTCTCAGTTATGATACCGAGCTGGAAGCCTTTGAAAAATATGTAAAATACAACCCCGATAACGCCACCCTTTTGGTAGATACCTATAATACTCTGGAGAAAGGTGTCCCCAATGCCATTAAGGTTTTTAAAAAGGCCTTGTCCGAAGGTGCTATCACCGGGCGTTATGGCATTCGCATTGACTCTGGCGATTTAGCCTATTTGAGTATTGAGGCTCGCAAGATGTTGGATGAAGCGGGTCTAGAAAATGCCGGAATTGTGGCATCTTCGGATCTGGATGAACACCTCATTAAAGATCTAAAAAGCCAGGGTGCAAAAATTAACTCATGGGGAGTTGGCACCAAGCTGATCACGGCTTATGATTGTCCCGCGCTGGGCGGGGTTTATAAACTGGCTGCCATTGATGGCAAGTCAAAACTGAAGGTATCCAATGATCCGGAAAAAATTACCAACCCCGGATATAAGAAGATCTTTCGGGTTTATGGAAAAAGCAACGGCATGGCGCTGGCCGATTTAATTACTCTGGAAGATGAAGAAATAAATGAAGCGGAACCATTGACCATTTTTCACCCGGTGCACACCTGGAAAAAACGGATCATTACCGATTATTATGTCCGGGAATTACTGGTGCCGGTTTTTATCAAGGGAAAATGTGTGTATCATTCACCTAAAATTTCAGAAATCCAGCAGCATTTAAAAGATGAAAAGGATAGCTTATGGCCAGCCTTTAAACGAATGGTGAACCCCCATGTTTACCATGTCGATTTATCCGAAAAACTTTGGGAACTAAAAAAACAGTTGCTCAGTGAGGCCGAATAA